The DNA window GTAAGGCGGCGTTAGTTGTACCACCGGGCAGAAAACCAGGGCGGGGTGTTCTACCTGCACCACCGATGATGTTGACAATTCGACCATCACGGCGATTTTTTTGATGGGGGACAACAGCTCTCACTAAACGAATGTAGCCCAATAACTTTAAGTTCCAAGCATCGAGAAAGACATCATCGTTGAGGTCGAGAAAGGAACCGGCACGGGCTGAACCAGCGTTGTTAACTAAAATATCAATTTGACCAAACTGCGCCAAGGTTGTAGAAACAACTGTATCTACACTGGCTGCTTGAGTCAGATCAGCACTGATAGCAATTACTTTCGCGCCTGGAGTGGGTAGAGATTGAATGGCGCTGACGGCGTTCTCTAGTCGTTCTTGGTTGCGAGCTGCGATCGCAACATTCACACCCTCACTATAAAGAGCTTTCGCAACGGCTAACCCAATCCCCGCACTACCACCAGTGACGATCGCTGTTTTCCCTGCTAGGTGTAACTCTAAGCTCATAAGAATTAATACTCCAATTGGGGAAACATCAAATTTCCAACAACTCTTCATATTGCTGATTCAGCACTGATTGTTGTTGATTTTTAAATGCACTAAATTTATTAAGTACTATAAATCTATCGATTTACCGTATTTAATGTAGAAAAAGTTATCATAAGACAACCTCCAGAAGCAAGACCCCTAGAGATTTCGGATTTAACCTGACTAGGACTTACAGATGAAAATGAAAAATTAACAGTGGGGGACAGGGTGAAGAGGTGTAGACATCCAAAATCTTTACAATGTTTTCACAAATATTGGCAATATCAGTATGTCTCCCAATGACATTCCCTATCTATCAGTTGATACTGGGTAAATAAGATACCAAATTATAGGGTTCCAGGTTAGTCATCTGGGCAGCTATCAGGGGGTAGGTGCTTCGTCACAAGCGAATGTCATCTACCCCTTTATGTATTTGATAATAGGTGATAAATTACAAGTTT is part of the Aulosira sp. FACHB-615 genome and encodes:
- a CDS encoding SDR family oxidoreductase, translated to MSLELHLAGKTAIVTGGSAGIGLAVAKALYSEGVNVAIAARNQERLENAVSAIQSLPTPGAKVIAISADLTQAASVDTVVSTTLAQFGQIDILVNNAGSARAGSFLDLNDDVFLDAWNLKLLGYIRLVRAVVPHQKNRRDGRIVNIIGGAGRTPRPGFLPGGTTNAALLNFTRGISKELAQHNIRINAISPGATATERAERLAEQNAQARGISVEQAKEETLQGIPLGRIVPPEEIAALTLFLVSDLAASITGTEILVDGGSTPGV